ATCCCGAAGTTAAACGGCCAAACGagaaaaggattttttttttcttttcctaaaCGAGGAAAGGATCAGCTATAGCTTTACATCGGGTATGAGAGTATGGAGAAAGTAATGCTTAAGGACCATCTGTAGGCGTCAGATAGCCCTAGGTTGAACAGACAGAGACTTGAGATATATGTTGGTGCATCTAGAGGGCTTTACTATCCTCATACAGATTTTGCAATAGCCATCAACACACAGCAATGTGAAGTCTGCCAACGTTCACTTGGATGAGAATTTCATGTCAAAGTTGCAGACTTTCTATTGCCTAAGACTGGTCCGGATCTTGACCAGTCTTATCCAAGTCGACATGTGAATATGCTGGTGAAAGGAAGCTTTTATTATCTTGATTCTGTAGTTGACCAAACAACAACTGACTGAGAAATCTGATGTTTACTCTTTTGGTGTGGTGATGCGTTAAGCTCTATGCGGGAGACCAGTCATTGGTCCAATAGGATAATACCAACATAAACTTGGCATAATAGTATATTGTTTGTTAAAAAACCCAACTTAGCCCTCGATTCATCAttgaaaatactatttaaaaactaattactatatattaatttttttttaaaaaaaataaaactagttgaaaataaaaagccaaaaacaaaaatccTTAAGTTCCTTTactgtaatcctaatttcttttttcacaagtttttttttcttgttctctcCGCCACTCTCTCTCGGTATGTAAGAAATCTTGAAAAATACCGAGACCGACTGATTTCCAGCGTGGATCAAATGTCTTTACGATGGTCTTTAATGCATTTGATTCTTTTGCGCTTGATTTAACTCACTGAACTTGGTGTATAAGTCTTCTTCAGTCCGAGATGGACCTTGACCTTCGTGAGCCTATCGTTTTTTCTTATGCATTTTCGACTCTAAATTTAGGCTCTATTACATTTGAACTGAAATATTGGACCGAATCTGAAATGAAATAAAACCTTGCTTCGACACTACGAATTGAGGTTACATTCGTCTGCTGGTGATGGCTTAGTGTTTGCATTAGATCGACTTGTTATGATTATAAATAACCAATTACTTCTTCACTCGGCTATAcgatgatatttattttttgtctaGGATTCATTTTGCAACTCTACTCATTCCGAGTTTGATTAATAATACTTCAGATTGGATTTTTCTAGATATTGTATTAAAGTGAACATGATATATAGGTAGTTATCTAggttttaaatatatgttttggaTGCTAATTGGCTCTTTGGATAAGGTTTTGGGGATTGTTCGGggttttttttcgaattttgtaGACAGTTTCAAATTTggtttataatattttgggtCCATACATTTTTATACCACTCTACAAATTCCATTCAGATTTTCTTATTGTCTGAACCGAGTATGCAATTCAGGTTTCTCGGTTAAGATACGGAGGCTGAAAATTCGCAAAAGTGTCGAATCTTGCAAATGAGATTGATATCATCGTATCAAGGTTATATCCATGATGCTTTACATATCCAGTGGTGAAGAATAACGACGACGGGTCGTAAAAATGTCTCCGTGTcggaaaagagagagaggagatgaAGACGATCTCTATCTAGTGGTGAAAAATAATGACAGTGATTCAAGTGAAGTTGTATCAGCATGtctaaaaaaagatttgaaTAAGATGAACTCGCCGTCTATACTATATTCGATGAAAggaataatataatatatattctttagtGTAGCTTTATAGAAGGGTACCATACtatttgagatttatttttatactattccttaaaaatgtaatattttgtCATGGCTTCAATTTTGATAGTTTTCTTCTCTGTCATTTTGTGTGATTGatgtaatataaaatttatactatATTGGTTTATGTGTAATGATTAAAACCAAATTTGGTTAGATAGAAAATAAGCCTTTATATTAGTGTActatactatatttttatactGTATTGGTTTATGCGCAATGACCAAAACTAAGCATTTACAAAGTTAATTTGAGACAATAGTTCTATATTATCTGAGACAATAGTTCTATACTATTTCTTAAATATGTAATAATCTGTCATGTTTTTAAATATCATAGTTCTCTTCTCTGTCATTTTGTGTGATTGATTGTAATATGAAATTCATTTTTTGAGTGTTTgacaaatttgattatttgggACATTCATTATTAccattttttagtttataaatttaagtctatactgtaaataatatttatgtagtatagtttaatattacgtaatattatgtattatttttagattctgatatttggatttaaagtttatatttgggtttatgatttagttattaGTGATTTggatttattatttaaagtaATAGGGGTGAATTTGAGGTCAAcattagattttgagatttggattagagtttaggatttatatttgggtttagggtttagtcaTTAGGGTTTAGTATCTATAAGTTGGGAGTTGTGGTTAGGatcaatattaatttattccatgtaattttatatattttatattttcaccaatatgtactatgctATTTACTTTGCTCCATTCTGTTTAGATTTaagattcatatatttttagatttagagtttaatggctagggtttatggtttagtatttagaagttGTACAAGTAAATGTGCCTTCAAGTGTCTAATACTGGAAAACAACTTATAGATTGTATTTGAGTTTATAAATTTCTGCTTAGAgtttagatttactaagtaaGGGTTTAGATATAGTAGTCAGTGATTTTGGGTGGATTTATTATGTATAGTTCCTACCGCATTTTAGGTGTTGTACTGTCACTGAGATAGAATAGTACACTCGCAACCTATGGTACTATCTCACTTTGGCATTTATTACACTGGCAACCATATGTAGGAATGTCAAACAGGTTGATCCGTCTCGTCTCATCCTGTACCGCAGCGTGTCTTCGAGAGGGTCACGGCGGTCAGGTCCGCGTGGGTTGCGGTCCTTAAAATGGCTGACCAAACCCGTACCACAAAACATGTAGGCCTTTGCGGATCGGCCCGCGGGACATAAAATTACAAACATACATATGGCTCCTGGACgcttcaagacatgattcatgaCGCTTTATCAGCTTCATGATGCTTTATCAGCTTCATGACgcttcaagacatgattcatgaCGCTTTATCAGCTTCATGGCGCATCAGTAAGTGAGTCTAGTCGAGGATTGAACTGGATAAGACAATACATTTGTTAGTTGAAGATTTTAGTTGGATCAAAACACTAGTTTAGTTACTTTTGTTACACtccaaacatattaaaaataaacaatgctTTAGTTGTTTAATCCAAATATTATAACTCATAAATTCATAACAAATGCTTTAGTTTTctgaatccaaaattaaataaaaccaaacaccaaatcaaagatgctaatcccaaaaataaataaaaagaaaataccaAATCACACTTCTTGTTCTTCAACTTTATCACCAACAAGCGACAAAAAGATGGGGATTTCTCTTTTCCAACATCAATTTCATCTTCTGCAAATAAGAATAATAGAAgttagttaaatatatattgaaacctaaaactccaaaatgtATGATAATGTGAACAAATACATATAGGCAAAACTATGAAGAACCCATGGCGGAAAAtagatcttcttcttcggtggaaagtgagttttcaaacttcttatgATGGCTCGAAGAAGCTCCACCGGTGTAGATCGAAGGCGCTTAGGAGACCGGAAGCATCATCGACCCTGAAACCACCATCATCGGAGCTACGTAACGTCAAATAGCCTTCTCTCtctcacactctctctctatctcaaTATTTTAGGTGAAAACAGAAATGGGGACTTAGGGTTGCGGGTCTTTAAAATTCCGCTGGTTAACCTGTAGCCCATCCCGCTTTCGGCCCGTCCCGCTTTGAGCCCGTCCCGCTTTGAGCCCGTCCCGCGAGGCCCGCAATTTTGCGGGCTTACCAAATGGTGGCCCAATCTCACCCCGCAGCAAGTATTTACGGGTCACGCCCGCGGTCCAGGTCCTTAATTGCCATCCCTAACCATATgcaataaaaaagaaaactacatGGATGTTTTATCAAACTCTAATTCTGCATACTAACCTTATAAAGGTGTCCACTTCATAAACCATCGATGTCACATTTTCCTTCTTTTGGTACCCCTGCAACTTGCAATTACTAAGAGTATAACCAGATGACATAAGActtaaattataactttttaattcTGTCAAACATTAGTGTCATACACTTAGTTTCACTTATGATTTTGGTTACagtaaaacttttataaattaataatgctcgaactttgaaattttattaatttatagaaatattaatttacaaaagtttttttatttaaattttttatttttggatatatttattgtaagataagaaaaatatttgattttcgtatatagacattaattgttattttttttgaaatttgacatttatattaattttattatattatttggtgtatataatatatattgcatagaaaataaatgtggttttagatataattttactaaatctcatcaaaaatatattaagtgttagtaaagtataaagataattccattgtgaatataaaatcaaacaatataacattaggtttttacttatataaaatatgtatacatagaaattattaatttataattttaatgggaccatatatttacataaaattttctaaaaaattattatcttattattttatcgatttgtatcAAATATTGAACCGACTCAAATTGGGAccgataaaatttattaatttataaagattattaatttatcgagtattaatttatagaaattctaCTGAGAAAATGTTctcataaataaatagtttctTGCCATACATTTTTATACCACTGTACAAACTACAAAGTCCATTGGGATATTTTGAGTGTCTGAACCGAGTATGCAATTGGGGTTTAAAATTCAACATATCTTCTGAAAAAGGCAAGCGTTTATGAGGCAGTTAAACCCCCAATTGGCAAGAAGGTGCATTTTCgcttaaaccctagtatcacaATTTCTTGACACAGCAGCCATGTACAGGTCAAAAGCAGTTCTGTCTTCTCTCCGAAACGCTTACTCAAAGATCTCCACTCGGTCGTATCTAAGCCGAGCTCAGGTAGGTTTCCCCTCAAACTCGTCTTCCATTCAACTCCCATGGCAAGTCCGCTCCTTTTCTTCGAAACCAGAGTGTATGCTTCAGTTAGTACTCGAAAACGCTTGGTCTAAGAAAGTAGAGGAAGAATTGAAGAATCCAGATACGTCTTTAACCCACGAGACTGCAATCTACCTTCTTAGGAAACTAGATAAGCACCCAGAGAAAGCTTACTCCTTTCTCGATTGGGTCATCAGAGAATCAGGTCTTACTCCAAGCTCTCCCCTTTACAGCACGATGCTGAGGATCTTGGTGCTGCAGCAGAGATCCATGAAACGGTTTTGGATGACTCTTACTGATATGAAGCAAGGAGGGTTTTATATGGACGAGGAAACTTACAAGACTCTTTATAGTTTGCTTACCAAGGCCGACGCTGCTGCTTTGGCTCATTTCTATGAGAGGATGCTTAAGGACAACGCAGTTTCTGATGTTGCGGGTAGTGTTTCCGCTGCTGTTTCGAAAGCTGATTGGAGTTGTGAGGTTGAGAGGGAGCTGCAGGAGATGAAACTCCCTTTCTCGGATAATTTTGTTATCAGGGTGTTGAAGGAGCTGAGGGAACATCCCTTGAAAGCTTTGGCGTTTTTTCATTGGGTTGGTGGTGGTACTTCTTCTGGTTATAGGCACGGTACTGTTACGTATAACGCAGCCTTGAGGGTTTTGGCTAGGCCTAGTTCGGTCGCGGAGTTTTGGAGTGTTGTCCATGAGATGAAGACCGCAGGGCATGAGGTTGATCTTGACACTTATATAAAGGTTTCAAGACAGTTTCAGAAGTCTAGAATGATGGTGGAGGCTGTTCAGCTTTACGAGTTTATGATGGACGGTCCTTTCAAGCCATCTGTTCAAGATTGTAGTCTTCTTTTGAGGTCCTTATCGGCTGGTCCCAGTCCAGATTTGGATTTGGTGTTTCGGGTTTCCAGGAAGTATGAATCAACTGGGAAGTCTCTCTCGAAGGCTGTGTACGATGGAATCCACAGGTCGTTAACTAGCGTAGCGAGGtttgaagaagctgaagaaatCATGAAGGCTATGAGAGATGCGGGTTATGAGCCGGATAACATCACTTACAGCCAGCTCGTGTTTGGTCTTTGTAAAGCTAACAGGTTAGAAGAAGCGCGTGGAGTTGTAGATCAAATGGAAGCGCAAGGATGCTTTCCGGACATAAAAACATGGACTATTCTCATCCAAGGGCACTGCAAGAACAACGAAGTTGATAAGGCCTTTGCCTGTTTTGCGAATATGCTAGAGAAAGGGTTTGATATCGACTCTGATCTGCTTGATGTCTTGGTAGGTGGGTTTCTCAGCCAAAACAGGATCGAGGGAGCTTGCAAATTCCTAATGGAGATGGTGAGAAATGCCAATGTAAAGCCTTGGCAAACCACTTACAAGGGTCTTATAGACAAGCTGCTCGAAATCAAGAAGGGCGATGAGGCGCTGGATCTTctagagatgatgaagaagcaaaaTTACCCTGCGTATGCAGAGCCTTTTGATGGATACCTTGCAAAGTTTGGGACTTTGGAAGATGCTAAGAAGTTCTTGGATGTGCTAAGCTCGAAGGATTCGCCTTCCTTTGCAGCCTATTTTCATGTTGTTGAAGCTTTCTACCGAGGAGGAAGACTCGCTGATGCGAAAAACCTTGTCTTCATATCTCCCCATCACTTTAA
The window above is part of the Brassica napus cultivar Da-Ae chromosome C3, Da-Ae, whole genome shotgun sequence genome. Proteins encoded here:
- the LOC106376603 gene encoding pentatricopeptide repeat-containing protein At3g48250, chloroplastic yields the protein MYRSKAVLSSLRNAYSKISTRSYLSRAQVGFPSNSSSIQLPWQVRSFSSKPECMLQLVLENAWSKKVEEELKNPDTSLTHETAIYLLRKLDKHPEKAYSFLDWVIRESGLTPSSPLYSTMLRILVLQQRSMKRFWMTLTDMKQGGFYMDEETYKTLYSLLTKADAAALAHFYERMLKDNAVSDVAGSVSAAVSKADWSCEVERELQEMKLPFSDNFVIRVLKELREHPLKALAFFHWVGGGTSSGYRHGTVTYNAALRVLARPSSVAEFWSVVHEMKTAGHEVDLDTYIKVSRQFQKSRMMVEAVQLYEFMMDGPFKPSVQDCSLLLRSLSAGPSPDLDLVFRVSRKYESTGKSLSKAVYDGIHRSLTSVARFEEAEEIMKAMRDAGYEPDNITYSQLVFGLCKANRLEEARGVVDQMEAQGCFPDIKTWTILIQGHCKNNEVDKAFACFANMLEKGFDIDSDLLDVLVGGFLSQNRIEGACKFLMEMVRNANVKPWQTTYKGLIDKLLEIKKGDEALDLLEMMKKQNYPAYAEPFDGYLAKFGTLEDAKKFLDVLSSKDSPSFAAYFHVVEAFYRGGRLADAKNLVFISPHHFKTHPKITALFGAA